AGGGGCTTGACGAGAGTGAAGCGAAACTGCCTCTCCTTGGTGCCCGGGATGTCGGACGTGACGAGAACGTTGACGGTCTGGTTGGCCTCCTGCTCGAGCGCCTTTTTGCGTTCCATCGCGCGCTGGACGTATTCCTtgaactcgtcgtcgtcttcctcttggGGGGGTGCGGGGTCGTCTTCGCTATGTCCTCCCTCGGCAGATGGGCTGTCTACGTCAATGACCAGGGGGGGCGAGACCACGGGCTCTGAGGTTTGTCGCTGACGGTTGAATTTGCGTATTGGCGAGGCCTCGTAgatatcgtcgtcgtcgttatCTTCCGGCCGACCcccgtcttcctcatcgggatcgtcgtcgctgtcgtcgatCGAGATGACGGGTTTCGTGGGTATCACTTCCTGCTTCCGCGGCGTCCGCGACGCGGCGGCCCGGGTCATGCGCTTCGAAGGTGTTTCAGTGCCGTCACGGCGCTTGGTCGGGGACAACTTGACCCTCGACTGGGGGGACTCGTCGCTCGTTCGCGAGCGtttcgagggcggcgtccCCGGTTCTCTGTTGTCGGAGACACGTTAGCGTTCGATCGATGCGCAACTTGAACTCCGGAAGGGGGATGTGAGTCCGTACCCAGaatcctcgtcgtctctcCTTCCAGGTTCCTcgctggccctcggcgtagGCTTCGTCTCGACATCCGGTGACAGCGCTTGTGAGCCCTTCTCTCGCTCGGCCTGCTTCCGCTTCATGCGCCGCTCCTGCTCTGCCAGAGCGACGGGAAAGAACTCGGCGGAGCGCTTGAACAGGTTgaggccatcgtcgtcgtcgtcttcgtcgccatTATCCTTGAGCGCAGGTTTTGGGTTCGACTTTTGGCGCAGCGCGGTGGGTTTGAAAGGGAGGCGCCTCTTGGGCTTCGCTGCATCGGCCATGCCTGTCTCTTTCTCGAGGTAGGTGGGATGCCTTTTTGTTCACTGAACAGTAAAGCAAAGGGGAGCTTCAGATTGGGTCGCTATACGATGCAATGCGATGCGGGCTGCATCGGTCGGTCGGTGTTTTTCGAGAGGGAGAGGTTATCACGGTGACCTTTCGACAAAAGCTTTCATGCAGATAGGTACTGTATTATTATAGTTGTTGGCatgaagaacaagaagctAGGCCACAGTGAGGGGGGACGCACCGGAGGCTATTCCCAAGCGAAAGAGGCAACGGGGACAAGCATCATGAGCAATGCGATGAGTTGaaagggaggagagggatcAGGGAAAAGGCGTCCTCGGACGCATTTCCTGGGTTGGGGGTGTCCTGGCCGTCAGAGGGAAGAGCGTCGTTTCCGTTGTGAGAGCAAATATTGAATTGCTGGACCCCACTGGGGGAGGAAGCCTGGCGTTGGTGGTTCGCCCTGCACACTTTTCTGCAGTGAGAAGTGCACCGTTCGGGTAGCCTTACAGTGCGAGCCACCCTGGGACAAGCTAAGTTCAGGGGATGGCCCAGGGGTTCCCAGTCCGCCCCGGAGAAGGGGCACTAACAGCTCTCAGCGATCGAGGCAAGGAaagggacggacggacgtTACGGATACTTGTCGGGATGTACCTTTTTTACGCTGTCGGTTGGCTCCACACGGACGCCATCGTTGCCAGGTGCCACCAATTCTGCGAACATGTTCATTACGTTTTGACGTCCGCCAGCCTCACTCACATCACCACCACGAATCATCTCACCACGACCATTGAGCAATCGAGAGCACTGGCAACCACCCGTAACCTTCTCATACTACACAAAAACCGCAGAAATGGAGAACGGAAACATCAGCcagggcgagggcaaggacCCTTCTAGCTTCCTCAGCGACATCATCGGCAACCCCGTCACCGTGAAGCTCAACTCGGGCGTCGTCTACAAGGGTGAGTGAGCCCTCCCCAGGCCCTCTGTCTCACAATGGTGAATCGGAACGGGACGATGCCTCTAGACATCCTTTTGAAGAGCACGCGCTGACGACGGGATGCCATCGCAGGTGAGCTGCAGTCCGTCGATGGATACATGAACATAGCActggagaagacggaggagTACGTCAACGGCGCCAAGAGGCGGTCGTACGGCGACGCATTTGTGAGAGGAAACAACGGTGAGTCAAGCATGACCTATCGGCCCATGCATTGCATCAGAGTGCTGACAGCCGGTCGCAGTCATGTACATCTCTGCAGACTCCTAGGGAACGGCGGATGAAAACATACCAACAACCATGGATCGAGAAGGGGACGCGGGCTCGGGCACGGGGCAGAGACGTTGTGAACTTGTTTCTCGTCAAGAAGCAATTCATCACAGAGAGGATCTATGAAATCAACCCAAAACAAATATATACCCTCAATTCCACAGCCACTTGCTCGCATGCTGCCCAAGGAAGGTAAGCGAACCCACTAAGAACGAGGCCAGGCGCGCTGGCTTGCCCTCATCGCCTACAGCCTCGAAGTCCACGCAAAGTACGTGACCCCGTGCAGCgcaacctcccccctctcgTTCCTCTCCACGCTCTCGCCACCCAGAATGGCGTCGAACCGCGCCTTGAACGCGCCCGCGGCCTCTCCTTGGAGCACTGCGACTTGGCTCAGCGTCCGCAGCCGATTCCATATGGCCTCGGGCGTCAGCCACGTCGTGAACGGcaccttctcctcgccgacgggcACCGAGAACAGGGGCATCTTGCGGCCGCCCTCAAGTACgacgtccttgacggcgCGCAGCGGGTTCGAGTCGAGCTGGCTGTCAAACACGTCCTTCCAGACGAAGTCGCGGAACCGCGGCTGGCCGTCGGAGCCGAGGCTGAAAACGAGCTCGTTGAGAGCCTTCTCCCACGGCGTGCTGGCCTCCCAGTGCTGCGGCTTGTTGTCTTTTGTTTCGCGGAAGAGGCGTCAGATGGTGGGGGGCTGCACCAGGGGAAAAGAGACTTACAATCCTCA
This sequence is a window from Colletotrichum higginsianum IMI 349063 chromosome 8, whole genome shotgun sequence. Protein-coding genes within it:
- a CDS encoding LSM domain-containing protein, with product MENGNISQGEGKDPSSFLSDIIGNPVTVKLNSGVVYKGELQSVDGYMNIALEKTEEYVNGAKRRSYGDAFVRGNNVMYISADS